The Sandaracinus amylolyticus genomic interval CTGCGGTGCTTCACGCGCAGGCGCGTCTCGCGCGCGACGGCCGCGGCCACCCTCGGCGTCGTCGGCGAAGTCGTAGGCCACGCTCTCGCCGCTGGCGGCGGCGCCGCCCATCGCCTGCTGCTCGATCTCGCGCGCCATCCGATCAGCTTCGGCCTGCATGTCGGCGAGCTCGGCCTGCAGTCGGATGTCCGACTCGCTCACCGTCGCGGTCACCGGCCCGGCGCGTCGCTCTTCTTCCGCCGCGAGCCCGAGCCGTCGGTACGCGGTCACCAGCGCCTGCAGCACGCGCTCTCCCGGCGCGAGCCGCGAGAGCTGCTCCATCAAGCGGTCTTCGCCCGAGATCACCGCGTACGGCGTGCGCGCCGGCACCGCGCGCTCGAACGGATCACGCACGTCGTCGGCCGTGCCCGCGCGCCCATCGGGCCCCGGCGACGCGAGCTCGTAGTCGACCGCGCGCGACGACACGACGAGCGCGGGGCCACGCCCTCCGACGCGACGGAGCGCGAACGGCCGACCCCACGGATCGATCAGCGCGTCCGCAGGAAGCATCCCGAGCTGCACCACGCGCGCGAGCCAGCGCTCGGGCGGCTCCCCCGCCGATGCACGCAGCGCTGCATCGTCGTCCGGATTCGCGAACCGCGTGAGCGCGACCAGCAAGCGCACCAGCCGCTCGCGCGCCACACGCCGCGCGATGCGATCGAACGTGAAGCTCGGATCCGCCGCGGTGATCATCGCGAGCGTCAGCGGCTGACCACCGAGCGTGAGCGCCTGCGAGGGCGCGAGCAGGTGCATCGCGACCACGCGCTCCACCACATCGGGTCGCAGCTCCACGCGCGTGCCGCTCGTGCGCACCAGCGCATCGCGCGCGGCGCGGTCCGACCCCAGCTGCGCCACCGCGCGCTCGATCGCGTGCATCACCGGCGCGAGACCACGACGGCGCAGCTCCTCGCGCGCCGCGATCGGATCGCGCAGCACGCCGCCCGCGAGCACCGGCGCGCTGCCGGTCGGGCTCTCGTGCGTGTCCCACGGCTCCTGCACCAGCGGCGCGGGCTGCGTCACGGCGCCGTCGAGCGGCAGCGAGCTCGCGAGCGACGCGCGCACGTAGCGCTCGTTCGTCGCGTCGAAGGGCCCGCGCAGCACGTCGCGCAGCTCGCCCGCGATCCACTCGAGCGCGAAATCGCTCTCCCCACCGTGCGCCGCCTCGTCGCGCGCGAGCAGCGCGATCCACCCCCGCTCCGGCGACACGCTGGCACGCACCGCGACGTCGGCGCGCTCGCGCACCCGATGCAGCTCGCGCTCGGGCGTCACGTCGAGCGCGAACGCGTCCGCGGGACGCACGAGGATCGCGGTGATCGTGCCGCGCTCGATCAGCGCCGCGCCGAGCTCACCCATCGGGCGCGACGCATCCGCCGCCGACACCGGACGCGCGCGCACCCGGAGCACGCCCTGCACGTCGGCCGGCAACACGAGCGTCACGCTCCGCGCGCTCGCATCACCCCACGCCGCGGCGACCGCGCGATCGTTCGCGAGCGCCTCGACCAGCACCAGGCGTCCGTTCGCGCGCGGACGCCGGATCAGCTCGATCTCCACCCGCGACCCGGGCGCGACCACCGGCGTGCGCGCCCGCGCGAGCACGCCCGCCTCGAGCGCCACCCGCGCGCACACCGTCGCGAGCGTCGACGCCGGCTGGGTGCGCACCTCGACCTCGAAGCTCGTCGCGGGCTGCCCCGCGCACGCCCCACCCTGCGCGCGCGCCGCCGCACCGCGCGGCAGGCGCACCCGCACCGAGGCGAGCCCGTGCGCATCGGTGCGCGCCGTCGCGCGTCCGTTCGGCACGCCGAGCCCACGCACCTCGAGCTCCACGCCCTGCGAGATCGGCCGCCCGCGCGGGTCGCTCACCGCGAGGTACAGCTCGGTGTCGATCTCGGGCACCAGCCCGCCCGCCTCGGGCGTCGCCGCGACCAACCATCGCGTGCGCGCGAGCGTGTACGCCGCCGAGCCCACCAGCGTGCCGTGCGCCGCGTGGCTCACGCGCGCGATCACCTGCCGCGGCGCCGCGTCGCCCGCGAGGAAGCTCGGCGCGCGCGCGTCGATCACCGCGATGCCTTCGTCGTCGGTCACCAGCTCGAGCGGCGATGCGTTCTCGTCGCCGACCGTCAGCGACACGCGCGCGCCGCGCACCGGCGTGCCCGAGGGCGTCGTCACCCGCACCCGACCGCCGAGCGGCGCGCCGGGCTCGAGCACCTCGCGGTCGAGCGTGACCTCCACCGCGAGCCGCTCGACGGTGCGCCGCACGATCGTGATCGCACGCGCGGCGAGCGGCGCGCCTTCCGCCTGCGCCTGCACCGTCCATCGCCCGAGCGCCGCGCCCTCGGGGATCACGATCTCGACCGATGCCGCGCCCGACGCGCCGGTCTCGGTGCGCCGCTCCGCGACCATCGTGCCCTGCTGATCGTGCAGTCGGAAGACGATCGGCGCGCTCGGGATCGGCGCGCGATCGCGCACCGCGCGCACCAGCGACCAGACGCGCACCGTCTCGCCCGGCTGATAGCGATTGCGATCGGTCAGCACGTCGACGCCCCGCGCCGCGAGCTGCGTCATCGGGAACCGGAAGACGCGCCCCGCGATCCCGGCGCGATGCACGTGCACCTCGATCCACGGCGCCGCGAGATCCTCGAGCGGCACCGGCACCTCGATGGTCACACGTCCTTGCTCGACGCTCCGCGCGTGCGCGCGCAGCACCACCTCGCGGCCGTGCCCTACCCTTCGCTGCTGCGTGAGCGTGACGTCGAGCTCGAGCCCCGGCGTCGGGCGCAGATCGGAGAGGCCCTGGACCTCGTACGCGGTGCCGTGCAGGCGCACCATCGCGCCGCGCTCGGCGGCGGTGCTCCCGTGCAGCGCGAGCTCGTAGCCCACCGGGCTCGCGGGATCCACGGCGTCGGCGTCCTGTGCGCGGGCGAGCGCTGGGGCGAAGAGGACGAGAGCGAAGAGAAGAAGAGAGCGCGGGCTCGTGCGCATGGAGCTCCTGGTCACGCGTCGTACGACCCACGCGACGCGATTCGCCGTGGGTGCGGACCTTGGGACGCGCGAGGAGCCTATCCGTTCCACTGCGCGCGCTCGTAGTTCGCGCGCGCCGCGGAGATCAGTCGTTCGCGGCGGGCACGACCGCGAGATCCTCCGCGACGGTCATGTGGAAATGGAAGCGATGCAGCGGGTTGTGCATCAGCATCGGCGGCCCGACGTCGCTCGTCATGCCGCGCCCCTCGAACCACGCGCGGAAGTCGCGGACCAGATCGGGGTCGTTGTAGTAGATGCGCAGCCGACCGCCCGAGCAGGTCGCGAGGATCTTCGCGAGGTCGATCACGCGCGCGCGCAGCAGCTCGACCTCGCGCGCCGAGCGCTGCGCGTAGTTGTCGGGATAACGCCCGCCCCCGATGTTCTGCGCGATCATCGCGTGCTCGAGGTACAGGTCGACGTCGACGCCGCGATCGTGGGTCTGATGGCGCGGCCCCGCCGCATCGAGGTCGCCGACCGTCACCACCTCGCCGGGCCAGCGACGCTGGTACTCCGCGGCCGTCGCCGCGATCAGCGAGACGAGCCCGGGGCGCGCCCAGCGATGATCGTCGGTGGTGTTGCGCCACGTGCGCCAGAGCCCGCCCGACTCGCGCCCGGTCGGGAGCTGCCAGCGACACCGCGGATACGGCGCGCCCTCGTCGCACGCGGGATCGCGCGGGTACTCGAGCGCCGGGCGCAGGCACGCGTAGTCCTCGTCGCTCGGCGCAGCGAGGATCGCGCCGTCGGGCGCGAAGCGCGGGTCGTGCGTGCCGGCGTCCTCCGGCGTGCTCGCCGCGACCACCACACCCGCATCGGGGCTCGGCTGGTCGCGCCGGGTCTCGACCACGATCTCGCCCGCCTCTTCCCCGGCGAACGCGAGGGCCACCGCACCGAGCGCCGCCCCGACGAGCGGGAGCGCGAGCCAGACCACCGGAGGAACGCGTGCAGGACCTGCCACGACGAGGGCTGCGGGTATCGCAACGAGGCGCCCGGCGCAAGGATTCGAGCGCGACCCGAGATCGGATTTGACAGCCTGCGACCTCTCTCCAATACTCCGCCGCTACCTCGACCGTGGGGCCCAAAACTCCGCGGAAAACGAGCGAAACGGCGACGTAGCTCAGTCGGCTAGAGCGGGCGTTTCATACGCGCTAGGTCAGTGGTTCGATTCCACTCGTCGCCATCATCTCCGTGAGATCATCGAGCCCCGGCCGTGCCAGCGGTCCGGGGCTTCGACGTTCTGGCGGCTCGGCCCACCTGAGGCCGATCTCGGCGCGACGTCGCCACCGCGAAAATCGCGAGCGGCTGCGCGTCCCGGCTGGCGCGCGAGCGGACGAGCGGGAAGAAATGGAGCGCGCGACGCGGACGTTGCGCGCGAACCCCGGTGCGCTGCCCCGGGTCGAGGTGCGTGGTGCTGGTTCGGATGGACGAGCGCGGGGCCGGGGGGCCCGGCGAGCGACAGGGACGCGCAGGGTCCCATGCGACGCGCGAAGGCCTCGCGCGATCGCTGGCGCGCACCGTTCCGCTCGCATCCGCGCTGGGCGCCGCGCTCGGCTCGGCGCTCGCTGCGCTCGTGGTGCACGCGCTCTCGCTCGCCGTTCCACTCGCGCCGGTGCTGGTCACGTGGGCGGGCATCGGCGCCGCGATCGCGGGCGCGCTCGCCGTGCGCCGCGCGACGCGCCGCTTCGATGCGGTGGCGCGCTTCCTCGAGATGCGCATCGCCGCGACCAGCTCGCAAGCGCGACGCGAGCAGGACGCCACGCGACGCGAGCGCAAGCTCGCCGCGGACCTCGCGCGGAAGACCGAGGAGCTCGAGGCCAGGCTGCGCGAGCGCGCGCTGCTCTTCGAGGTGCTGCGCGAGAGCGCGAGCAGCCACGACCTCGACTCGGTGCTGCGCGCGCTCGTCGACCGGCTCGGGCCCGCGCTGCGCTTCCGCGAGGTCGCGGTGCTCATCCAGCAGGGCGAGCGGCTCGCGATCCGCGCCGCGTGGGGCTTCACCGATCCCAGCACCGTGCTCGGGCGCACGATCCGCGTCGGCGAGGGGCTCTCGGGCGAGGCGGCGGCGAAGGGCGAGTCGGTGGTGGTGCCCGACGTCGCGGCGGCGCCCGAGTACCTGGCGTTCTGGGGCGAGGTCCCGCGCACCGGCTCGTTCATGTCGGTGCCGATCCAGGTGAAGGGCGCGATGATCGGCGTGCTCGCGCTGACCCGCCCGCCGACCGATCCGCTGACCGAGGAAGAGACGCGCTACGTCGAGGCGCTCGCCGATCAGGTCGCGCTCGCGATCCACAACGCGCAGCTCTTCGAGGAGCTCGAGGCGCGCTCGACCCACGACGCGCTCACCGGGATCGCGAACCGCCGACTGTTCGAGGAGCGTCTCGCGAAGGCGCTCGCCGACTCGCGGCGCTTCGGGCACGCGGTGTCGCTGCTCGCGATCGACGTCGACCACTTCAAGAAGCTGAACGACCGCTGCGGTCATCCCGCGGGCGACGCGGTGCTCGTCGAGGTGGCGCGCGTGCTCGCGCGCGGTGTGCGCGAGGTCGACACGGTCGCGCGCGTCGGCGGCGAGGAGTTCCTCGTCGTGCTCGCGGGCGCGGACGAGCACGAGGCGGCGAAGGTCGGCGACAAGCTGCGCGCCGCGGTCGCCGCGATCGAGCTGCCGGGCACGAAGGACCAGCCGCTCGGTCGACTCTCGATCAGCGTCGGCGTCGCGAAGGCGCGCGAGGGCGAGACCGCGGAGGCGCTGGTCGCGCGCGCGGACTCGGCGCTCTACGACGCGAAGCGCAAGGGTCGCAATCGCGTCTCGACCTGGCCGCCCCCTTCCGCGTGAAACGACGTCGTCGCGTCGACCGTAGACGTGGACGTGAACGACGACGATCGGACCGCGCGTGGCCCCCGACGAAGCGCCTCCTGGTCGCAGCGCGATGCGCGCGCGCATGGGACGCTGCGCGACGTGACGAGCACACGCGCGACGAACCTGACCGAGCGGATGACCGACGCGCTCGATCGCTGTTTCACCATGGACTTCAGCACGCTGGCGCGCGTGCACGGCGAGCTCGACGAGCGCGCCATCCCCGATGCGCTGCGCGCGCTCTCGCAGCGCCATCCGCTGCTCTCGGCGCGCGTGATCCGACGCGCCGGGCTCGCGACGCAGTTCGCGCTCGGCGAGGCGCCGCCGATCGCGCTCTCGTTCCGCGACGCGCAAGACGCCTGGGCCTCGTTCTCTTACCGACATCGCGTGTGGGACGACGCCGGGCCGCGCGGCGTGCTCGATGTCGTTCGTCACGGTCCGCACGAGCGCACGTTCGTGCTCACGCTCCACCACCTCGTCAGCGACGGGCGCTCCGGTGTGATGGTGATGCGCGATCTGCTGCGTCTGCTCGGTGAGCCGGGTCGCGCGCTGCCCCCGGTCGAGTCCCCCGGACAGGCGGCGTACTACCCCGAGCCCGTGCGCGGATGGCGTCGTCTGCGCCCCACGCTCGCCGCGCTCTCCGCGATGCAGCGCCCGCCTCAGCCGGTGCGGCTGCGCCCCGACGCGCTCGCCACGCCGGACGAGAGCGAGGTCGTCGTCCGCCCGATCGTGATCGACCCCGAGCGCACCGAGGCGCTCACGCGCGCCGCGCGCGAGACCGGCGCCACGCTGCACGGCCTCGTCTCCGCGGCGCTCGCGATGGCGGTCGCGCGCGAGATGGAGCGCGGCGAGGTCGTGCTCGACGTGATGCACCCCGTCGATCTGCGGCGACGCGTGCCCGAGATGCCGCGCGACGTCGTCGGCTACTACGTCTCGTCGGTCTCGACGCGCCTGCGCACCGACCCGGCGGGCGATCCGCTCGCGCTCGCGCGCGAGGCGACGAATGGCGTGCGCCGCGCGATCGATGCGGGCGAGCACTGGACGAGCGCGCCGGGCGGCGGCGCGGTGATCGTCGCGGCGACGCAGCTCATGGGTCGCGCGCTCACCTCGTCGCTGCTCCCGAAGCACGTCTTCACCGGCGCGCTCGCGGTGACGAACCTCGGCGTGCTGGAGCAGCTCGGGCTCGAGCACGCGTACGGACCGCTCGAGGTGCGCGCCTGCGGGTTCGCCGCCGCGCCCTCGATCCTCGGCTCGCTCCTGGCGGCGGTCAGCACGTTCCGCGGCACGCTCACCATCGCGGTGGGCCACACCGTCCCGCTGATCTCGCGCGAGCGCGGCGAGCGCATCGCGGCGCACACCGAGGAGATCCTCGCGCGCGCAGCCGATCGCGCCGCGCTCTCGCTCGCCGGGTGATCTCGGCGCGCGCGGTGCGCATATGCTCGCGCTGCGAAATGTCGCGCGCGCGAGAAGAGCTCGAGGCCGTCGTCCGCTTCGCGGACGCGCTCCCCGTCGCGGTCTGGGTCGGCCGCGCGCCCGGCGGCGAGGTCGTCTACGTCAACCGCGAGTTCGAGCACATCCTCGGCATCACCCCGCCGGAGGGCGCGGCGCGCGGCAACTACGTCGGGCCCTACGGCGTGCACCTGCCCGACGGCGCGCCGTACCCCGAGGACCAGATGCCCTTCGAGCGCGTCATGCGTAGCCAGCGCACCGAGATCATCGACGATCTCGTCATCCACCGCCACGACGCGACGAAGTGCTACCTGCGCGTGCTCGCGCGACCGCTCTTCGACGACGACGGCGCGATCGCCTACGTCGTCGAGGCGTTCACCGACATCACGCGCGAGGTCGAGACCGAGCGCATGCGCGCCGAGAGCGAGCAGCGCCTGCACGCGATGCGCCGGCTCGAGTCGGTCGGCAGCCTCGCGGGCGGCATCGCGCACGACTTCAACAACCTGCTCGCCATCGTGAAGCTCGTCGCGACGCAGCTGCGCAAGGACGAGCGCGATCCCACCCGCCTCGCGCTGGTGCAGCACCTCGACGACGTCGCGGCGAGCGCCGCGAAGCTCACGCGCTCGTTGCTCGGCTTCGCCCGGCGCGGACAGCACGCCGCGCGTCCGATCTCGCTCGCCGACGTGGTCGCGCCGATCGTGGAGCTCGCGCAGCGCACCTTCGAGCGACGCATCGTCGTGCGCGCCGAGCTCGAGGCGTCCGCCGACGTCGTGCTCGGCGATCCGACCGAGCTCGAGCAGGTCGTGATGAACCTCGTGATGAACGCGCGCGACGCGCTCCCCGGGCCGGGGCACATCGTGGTGCGCACCCGGCGCGAGCACGTCCCCGAGGGCCATCCCGTGCTCGCGCCCGGCGATCACCTCGTGCTCGACGTCGTGGACGACGGCCCAGGCGTCGATCCCGCGGTGCGCGATCGTGTGTTCGAGCCCTACGTCACGACCAAGCTCGTCGGCGCGACGAAGGGCACCGGGCTCGGGCTCTCGACGGTGTACGGCGTCGCGCGCGCCCACGGCGGCACCGCGGAGATCGCCGAGACCTCCGCCGCGGGCACGACGATGCGCGTGTGGCTGCCCGCGTGCGACGTGCCGGCCGAGCGCACCACGCCCGCGACGTCGCACGTCGTGCGCGGCAGCGGCACGATCCTCGTCGTCGACGACGAGCCGCTCGTGCTCAGCATGACCGCGCACACCTTGGAATCGCTGGGCTACGACGTGATCGCCGCGGGCAGCGGGCGCGAGGCGGTCGACGCGTTCCGCGATGCGCACGACCGCATCGGCGCGGTGGTGCTCGACATGGTCATGCCGGGCATGGACGGACGCGAGACCGCGCTCGCGCTGCGCGCCATCGATCCCGTGGTGCGCGTCGTCATGACGACCGGGCTCGTGCCCACCAGCGACGACGTCGAGCCCGCCCGCGACCTCGACGTTCGCGAGGTGCTGTCCAAGCCGTACGACGAGGCCGAGCTCTCGCAGGCGGTCGCGCGCGCCCTCGCGCCGTGAGCGGATCTGCGTAAAGAACTGCGAAGCCCGGATGCAATTCGGCCGCGCGGCGGGTACACACCTCGCCCATCATGGCGGACGCGCACGCGCTGAAGCGCCTCGGCATCCCGACGCGGTCGCGGGGCCGCACGGTGTTCGTGGCCCTCGCGGTCGTGGTCGCGATCGCCGCGCTCTCGCTCGCGGTGATGGCGTGGCGGCGCCGGACCCCGCCGCCCTCGCCTTACGAGTCGGCGCGCGTCGAGCGCGGTGATCTCACCGCGACCGTCACCGCGACCGGCACCCTCGCCGCGACGAACACCGTCACGATCGGCGCCGAGGTCTCGGGCCGCGTCGCGCGCGTGCTGGTCGAGCCGAACGATCGGGTGAACGTCGGCGACGTGCTGGTCGAGCTCGATCCGATCCAGCTCCAGGCCCAGGTGCGCGAGGCGCGCGCGAACGTGTCCGCGGTGCAGGCCTCGCTGCGCGTCGCGCGCGCGACCGCCGAGGAAGCGGCGCGCACCGCGACCCGCGCCGCCGCGATGCACGGCCGCGGCCTGGTGCCCGACAGCGAGCTCGAGCAGGCGAACGCCGCGCGCGAGCGCGCCGAGGCCCAGCTCGCGAGCGCGAACGCGCAGCTCGAGGTCGCGCGCGCGACCCTCGCCCGGCAGGACGCGAACCTCGAGCGCGCGGTCATCCGCTCGCCGATCTCCGGCGTCGTCCTCACGCGGACGGTCGAGCCCGGCCAGGCGATCGCCGCGCAGTTCCAGACGCCCGAGCTCTTCGAGGTCGCGGAGGATCTCGCGCGCATGCGCCTCACCGTCGACATCGACGAGGCCGACGTGGGGCGCGTGCAAGAAGGTCAGCGCGCGACGTTCACCGTCGACGCCTACCCCGATCGCACGTTCGACGCGACGATCCACCGCGTCGATCTCGCGCCGACGACCGAGGGCGGCGTGGTCGCGTACCGCGCGATGCTCGACGTCGACAACGCCGAGGCCCTCCTGCGCCCCGGCATGACCGCGACCGCGACGATCGTGACCCAGCGCTTCGACGGCGTGCTGCTGGTGCCCGATCCCGCGCTCCGCTTCGCGCCGCCCGCGCCGCGCAGCGGCCCCGATCCCACCGCGAGCCTGCCCGAGGGCGCGCGCATCTGGACGCTCGAGAACGGCTCGCCGCGTCCTCACGTCGTGCGCGTCGTCGCCAGCAACGGCGTGCGCACCGTGATCGAGGGCGAGGGCATCTCCGAGGGCACCGAGGTCCTCACCGGGGTGGTCGAGCCGTGACCACCTCGCTGCTCGAGCTGCGCAAGGTCGAGCGC includes:
- a CDS encoding penicillin-insensitive murein endopeptidase encodes the protein MAGPARVPPVVWLALPLVGAALGAVALAFAGEEAGEIVVETRRDQPSPDAGVVVAASTPEDAGTHDPRFAPDGAILAAPSDEDYACLRPALEYPRDPACDEGAPYPRCRWQLPTGRESGGLWRTWRNTTDDHRWARPGLVSLIAATAAEYQRRWPGEVVTVGDLDAAGPRHQTHDRGVDVDLYLEHAMIAQNIGGGRYPDNYAQRSAREVELLRARVIDLAKILATCSGGRLRIYYNDPDLVRDFRAWFEGRGMTSDVGPPMLMHNPLHRFHFHMTVAEDLAVVPAAND
- a CDS encoding sensor domain-containing diguanylate cyclase, coding for MDERGAGGPGERQGRAGSHATREGLARSLARTVPLASALGAALGSALAALVVHALSLAVPLAPVLVTWAGIGAAIAGALAVRRATRRFDAVARFLEMRIAATSSQARREQDATRRERKLAADLARKTEELEARLRERALLFEVLRESASSHDLDSVLRALVDRLGPALRFREVAVLIQQGERLAIRAAWGFTDPSTVLGRTIRVGEGLSGEAAAKGESVVVPDVAAAPEYLAFWGEVPRTGSFMSVPIQVKGAMIGVLALTRPPTDPLTEEETRYVEALADQVALAIHNAQLFEELEARSTHDALTGIANRRLFEERLAKALADSRRFGHAVSLLAIDVDHFKKLNDRCGHPAGDAVLVEVARVLARGVREVDTVARVGGEEFLVVLAGADEHEAAKVGDKLRAAVAAIELPGTKDQPLGRLSISVGVAKAREGETAEALVARADSALYDAKRKGRNRVSTWPPPSA
- a CDS encoding phthiocerol/phthiodiolone dimycocerosyl transferase family protein encodes the protein MTSTRATNLTERMTDALDRCFTMDFSTLARVHGELDERAIPDALRALSQRHPLLSARVIRRAGLATQFALGEAPPIALSFRDAQDAWASFSYRHRVWDDAGPRGVLDVVRHGPHERTFVLTLHHLVSDGRSGVMVMRDLLRLLGEPGRALPPVESPGQAAYYPEPVRGWRRLRPTLAALSAMQRPPQPVRLRPDALATPDESEVVVRPIVIDPERTEALTRAARETGATLHGLVSAALAMAVAREMERGEVVLDVMHPVDLRRRVPEMPRDVVGYYVSSVSTRLRTDPAGDPLALAREATNGVRRAIDAGEHWTSAPGGGAVIVAATQLMGRALTSSLLPKHVFTGALAVTNLGVLEQLGLEHAYGPLEVRACGFAAAPSILGSLLAAVSTFRGTLTIAVGHTVPLISRERGERIAAHTEEILARAADRAALSLAG
- a CDS encoding hybrid sensor histidine kinase/response regulator — encoded protein: MSRAREELEAVVRFADALPVAVWVGRAPGGEVVYVNREFEHILGITPPEGAARGNYVGPYGVHLPDGAPYPEDQMPFERVMRSQRTEIIDDLVIHRHDATKCYLRVLARPLFDDDGAIAYVVEAFTDITREVETERMRAESEQRLHAMRRLESVGSLAGGIAHDFNNLLAIVKLVATQLRKDERDPTRLALVQHLDDVAASAAKLTRSLLGFARRGQHAARPISLADVVAPIVELAQRTFERRIVVRAELEASADVVLGDPTELEQVVMNLVMNARDALPGPGHIVVRTRREHVPEGHPVLAPGDHLVLDVVDDGPGVDPAVRDRVFEPYVTTKLVGATKGTGLGLSTVYGVARAHGGTAEIAETSAAGTTMRVWLPACDVPAERTTPATSHVVRGSGTILVVDDEPLVLSMTAHTLESLGYDVIAAGSGREAVDAFRDAHDRIGAVVLDMVMPGMDGRETALALRAIDPVVRVVMTTGLVPTSDDVEPARDLDVREVLSKPYDEAELSQAVARALAP
- a CDS encoding efflux RND transporter periplasmic adaptor subunit, which gives rise to MADAHALKRLGIPTRSRGRTVFVALAVVVAIAALSLAVMAWRRRTPPPSPYESARVERGDLTATVTATGTLAATNTVTIGAEVSGRVARVLVEPNDRVNVGDVLVELDPIQLQAQVREARANVSAVQASLRVARATAEEAARTATRAAAMHGRGLVPDSELEQANAARERAEAQLASANAQLEVARATLARQDANLERAVIRSPISGVVLTRTVEPGQAIAAQFQTPELFEVAEDLARMRLTVDIDEADVGRVQEGQRATFTVDAYPDRTFDATIHRVDLAPTTEGGVVAYRAMLDVDNAEALLRPGMTATATIVTQRFDGVLLVPDPALRFAPPAPRSGPDPTASLPEGARIWTLENGSPRPHVVRVVASNGVRTVIEGEGISEGTEVLTGVVEP
- a CDS encoding MG2 domain-containing protein, with the protein product MDPASPVGYELALHGSTAAERGAMVRLHGTAYEVQGLSDLRPTPGLELDVTLTQQRRVGHGREVVLRAHARSVEQGRVTIEVPVPLEDLAAPWIEVHVHRAGIAGRVFRFPMTQLAARGVDVLTDRNRYQPGETVRVWSLVRAVRDRAPIPSAPIVFRLHDQQGTMVAERRTETGASGAASVEIVIPEGAALGRWTVQAQAEGAPLAARAITIVRRTVERLAVEVTLDREVLEPGAPLGGRVRVTTPSGTPVRGARVSLTVGDENASPLELVTDDEGIAVIDARAPSFLAGDAAPRQVIARVSHAAHGTLVGSAAYTLARTRWLVAATPEAGGLVPEIDTELYLAVSDPRGRPISQGVELEVRGLGVPNGRATARTDAHGLASVRVRLPRGAAARAQGGACAGQPATSFEVEVRTQPASTLATVCARVALEAGVLARARTPVVAPGSRVEIELIRRPRANGRLVLVEALANDRAVAAAWGDASARSVTLVLPADVQGVLRVRARPVSAADASRPMGELGAALIERGTITAILVRPADAFALDVTPERELHRVRERADVAVRASVSPERGWIALLARDEAAHGGESDFALEWIAGELRDVLRGPFDATNERYVRASLASSLPLDGAVTQPAPLVQEPWDTHESPTGSAPVLAGGVLRDPIAAREELRRRGLAPVMHAIERAVAQLGSDRAARDALVRTSGTRVELRPDVVERVVAMHLLAPSQALTLGGQPLTLAMITAADPSFTFDRIARRVARERLVRLLVALTRFANPDDDAALRASAGEPPERWLARVVQLGMLPADALIDPWGRPFALRRVGGRGPALVVSSRAVDYELASPGPDGRAGTADDVRDPFERAVPARTPYAVISGEDRLMEQLSRLAPGERVLQALVTAYRRLGLAAEEERRAGPVTATVSESDIRLQAELADMQAEADRMAREIEQQAMGGAAASGESVAYDFADDAEGGRGRRARDAPAREAPQAQAPAQPVAPDRLQAMGSVVREEFPATLFFVGEVALDASGTARITIPLADALTTYRLEAIGWTTSGWITSGRGRVRVDQEAMVDAPVPPAARIGDLMRLPVRVQNRTTEPLRARFEITIEGAAGLDVEPLAPIEIPPGDSREAIAVVRARAAGEGAIVVRALREDGTALDAVRRPIVVIEDARRVVEQRRELVGSGDEITIDVPARALQRGPGQLRVAVGGAIVGDPAEWASDGDAVQAAWALAMARRPMPDVARDAVLSQLPTDPGVDEGWFRGWDPLHLATLLGAGWTLPNLSEDAAAAALRSLATQLPEEVRDARIVRPDMPVFAPASAMLVALAPAIRDVDAHPSARDDLLRLVDRLRRLASAEGARASDAPATWARVAAALALSRRGADDPRASEMLRRAERHVFALRSSDGGDQAWLEPDADDGGIEPRVEPTAHLALARIAMGEPEGAMPLLRNIADIARGAHRWPPRVRALASAAAALLTRGAIESIAVTLDGRAIESALEGGVASATLDGLGAPGAHRIVITLPEGALALATIDLRYALPWDVAPARSARLDLAWTGETGARDVRSGSLLTVHNRGARVIARPIVEIELPAGAELDEPTREAMTALLAAPPELEGATLRLHLRPMAPGGFTAIPVRARWSVGGTLRGLGASAWDDAAPPRADVRAVSVLPSRELVIADDGPEPEPPEADASPPPEPRPPVPMPRPLWEVAR